One window of Quercus robur chromosome 12, dhQueRobu3.1, whole genome shotgun sequence genomic DNA carries:
- the LOC126708425 gene encoding COP1-interactive protein 1-like translates to MEELTKFLEYHVEVDPEKAEELDQTKTETENYVTRILKLVKDQDEWRKDGITKDPKKESELVGLIENFYKRYKSLYAMYDHLRRDLDTGVHGREEENFPLSPSSSDSEYYSSDEIDGNNGKLENENQELAGSIMQALETEEFEVADPNHKLSSTEAKKEYLNSDHMAAMCKIQEAEKINKNLRVEADQREREFLAIVKEYEEHKTQASGRIRELKSQLTGLKFEVESLHDQKRNMKAHIQSKASEATQLKETNIGLHARILQLEFLLKDKGDEVASLLEKLEDSENYSSLKIADLIEEKEGLHARNLELESAFTERGHVISALQKKYKIKENEASTQFMTLSAQINNLQQDLDSLQTQKTQLELQIERDKQESCQRLTLVESQNYELISKFGDEKRTLKEQEITKNKKSLHFAERKIEELAEKVRNNIEDNIRLLCQRVLVIEHLHSENKDNYRMTKEKYEQEIRVLEAKTATYGAEITKMRAIVEAAHNTLSISDLVVNKLEVDNINVLNRINKMSNELQHAKEWVTERNKEMKALKVYTDCLVARLDDKVEQEVLLREKVWNLEAKENKEAEEKLNLKKAISQLEKKVGELEKSIKEKDEELLSLGEEKREAIRQLCVLIDYQYSRYDHLKNLMSKMTARGGTRT, encoded by the exons ATGGAGGAGTTAACAAAGTTTTTGGAGTATCATGTTGAAGTTGATCCAGAAAAAGCCGAAGAACTAGATCAGACTAAAACTG AAACTGAAAATTATGTGACCAGAATCTTGAAGCTTGTCAAGGATCAAGATGAATGGAGAAAAGATGGAATCACAAAAGATCCAAAGAAAGAGTCAGAACTTGTTGGACTCATCGAGAACTTTTACAAAAGGTACAAATCACTCTATGCCATGTATGATCATCTTAGAAGAGACTTGGATACAGGAGTTCATGGCAGAGAAGAGGAAAATTTTCCTTTGTCTCCTTCAAGCTCGGACTCAGAATATTATTCCTCAGACGAAATAGATGGTAATAATGGCAAATTGGAGAATGAAAATCAGGAGCTGGCAGGCAGCATCATGCAAGCACTTGAAACTGAAGAATTTGAAGTTGCTGATCCAAATCATAAGTTGTCCTCTACTGAAGCAAAAAAGGAATATTTAAATTCAGACCACATGGCAGCAATGTGCAAAATTCAAGAAGCTgagaaaatcaacaaaaatctgAGGGTTGAAGCTgatcaaagagaaagagaatttTTGGCTATTGTAAAGGAGTATGAGGAGCATAAAACTCAAGCATCAGGTAGGATAAGGGAATTAAAGAGTCAGTTAACTGGCTTGAAATTTGAAGTTGAATCCTTGCATGACCAGAAAAGAAATATGAAAGCACATATTCAAAGCAAAGCATCTGAAGCTACGCAGCTAAAAGAGACAAATATTGGATTGCATGCCCGGATTTTGCAACTTGAGTTTTTGTTAAAAGACAAAGGAGATGAAGTAGCTAGCCTCCTGGAGAAACTCGAAGATAGTGAGAACTATTCTTCACTGAAAATTGCAGACTTGATAGAGGAAAAGGAAGGGCTGCATGCTAGAAATCTTGAATTGGAGAGTGCATTCACAGAGAGGGGACACGTGATTTCTGCTCttcaaaagaaatataaaattaaagagaatgaAGCCTCCACTCAATTTATGACCTTATCAGCACAAATTAACAATCTGCAACAGGATTTGGATTCTTTGCAGACTCAGAAAACCCAGTTGGAGTTACAAATTGAGAGAGATAAACAAGAATCATGTCAAAGACTGACCCTTGTAGAAAGTCAAAACTACGAATTAATAAGCAAGTTTGGAGATGAGAAGAGAACTTTGAAAGAACAGGAAATcactaaaaacaagaaaagtcTACACTTTGCAGAAAGGAAGATAGAAGAACTAGCAGAAAAGGTCCGCAATAATATTGAGGATAATATCCGTCTGTTGTGCCAAAGAGTCCTGGTCATAGAACATCTACACAGTGAAAACAAAGACAACTACAGGATGACAAAAGAGAAGTATGAGCAAGAGATTAGAGTACTTGAAGCCAAGACTGCAACTTATGGAGCTGAGATAACAAAGATGAGGGCTATAGTGGAAGCAGCACACAATACATTGAGTATATCAGACCTGGTGGTCAATAAGCTTGAGGTGGACAACATCAATGTTCTTAATCGTATTAACAAGATGTCAAATGAGCTTCAGCATGCAAAGGAATGGGTGACagagagaaataaagaaatgaaagcACTGAAGGTTTATACAGATTGTTTAGTTGCCCGACTTGATGACAAGGTAGAACAGGAAGTCTTGTTAAGAGAGAAGGTTTGGAATTTGGAAGCAAAGGAAAACAAGGAAGCAGAGGAAAAGCTGAATCTGAAGAAAGCCATTAGCCAACTTGAAAAGAAGGTGGGGGAATTGGAGAAGAGTATTAAAGAGAAGGATGAGGAATTGTTGAGTTTAGGGGAGGAGAAGAGGGAGGCCATAAGGCAGCTCTGTGTCTTGATTGATTACCAATATAGCCGTTATGATCATCTCAAGAACTTAATGTCAAAGATGACCGCTAGAGGAGGAACAAGAACTTAG